The proteins below are encoded in one region of Metallibacterium scheffleri:
- the nadA gene encoding quinolinate synthase NadA, whose translation MSLVAADLRHQRFVAAVPEIERIEAQPLLAEIEQLKRARHAVVLAHNYQAPAIYHGVADFTGDSLALAQQAAHSAADVIVVAGVQFMAETAKLLNPARTVLIPSNRAGCSLAESITAQDVRTLRRQHPGVPVVSYVNTSAAVKAESDICCTSANALRIVESLGVPKVIFLPDRFLGHHVQQQTGVELVLWEGACEVHERFTGAQLRGLRRDHPGLEIVAHPECSPEVLAEADFVGSTQGMVEHLARARPAQVALITECSMSDNVAVEFPGIRFVRPCNLCPHMRQITLAGIRDALRDLRHEVTLAAEIIAPARRSLERMLAVGRG comes from the coding sequence ATGTCGCTCGTCGCCGCAGACCTGCGCCATCAGCGCTTTGTTGCCGCCGTGCCCGAGATCGAGCGCATCGAGGCGCAGCCGCTGCTGGCCGAGATCGAGCAGCTCAAGCGCGCGCGCCATGCCGTGGTGCTGGCACACAACTATCAGGCGCCGGCGATTTATCACGGCGTCGCCGATTTCACCGGCGATTCGCTGGCGCTGGCGCAGCAGGCGGCGCACAGCGCGGCGGACGTGATCGTGGTGGCCGGCGTGCAGTTCATGGCCGAGACCGCCAAGCTGCTCAATCCGGCGCGCACGGTGCTGATTCCATCCAACCGTGCCGGCTGCTCGCTGGCCGAGTCGATCACTGCGCAGGACGTGCGCACGCTGCGTCGCCAGCATCCCGGTGTGCCAGTGGTCAGCTACGTCAACACCTCGGCGGCGGTGAAGGCCGAGAGCGATATCTGCTGCACCTCGGCCAATGCGCTGCGCATCGTTGAATCGCTGGGTGTGCCCAAGGTGATCTTCCTGCCCGACCGTTTTCTTGGCCATCACGTGCAACAGCAGACCGGCGTCGAGCTGGTGTTGTGGGAAGGCGCTTGCGAGGTGCACGAGCGCTTCACCGGCGCGCAGTTGCGCGGGCTGCGCCGCGACCATCCCGGACTCGAAATCGTGGCCCATCCCGAGTGTTCGCCCGAGGTGCTGGCTGAGGCCGATTTCGTCGGCTCGACGCAGGGCATGGTCGAGCACCTCGCGCGCGCCAGGCCGGCGCAGGTCGCGCTGATCACCGAATGCTCGATGAGCGACAACGTCGCCGTGGAGTTTCCCGGGATCCGCTTCGTGCGTCCCTGCAATCTGTGCCCGCACATGCGTCAGATCACCCTCGCGGGCATCCGCGATGCGT
- a CDS encoding DUF2007 domain-containing protein codes for MQTVYNADSIVDAQIAKDALEASGIPAFIAGAALIGGMGQLPARGFIRVMVPDIAIPEARRILGEVFPDPPAAAQVRRVASDFGPTGFKPA; via the coding sequence ATGCAGACCGTTTACAACGCCGATTCCATCGTCGATGCGCAAATCGCCAAGGATGCGCTGGAAGCCTCAGGCATTCCGGCCTTCATCGCCGGCGCGGCGCTGATTGGCGGCATGGGGCAGTTGCCCGCGCGCGGTTTCATCCGCGTGATGGTGCCGGACATCGCCATTCCCGAGGCACGGCGCATCCTCGGCGAGGTGTTTCCCGACCCGCCAGCCGCTGCGCAGGTACGGCGCGTCGCCAGTGATTTCGGCCCGACTGGCTTCAAGCCCGCCTGA
- a CDS encoding glutamine--tRNA ligase/YqeY domain fusion protein: MANDLPANPPQHFIRQIVAADRAAGKHGGAVVTRFPPEPNGYLHLGHAKSICLNFGIAVENSGRCHLRFDDTNPAREDPEYVQAIQDDVHWLGFTWDTLRHASDYFAVFYLGAEKLIRLSLAYVDDLDAEQMRAYRGTLTEPGRDSPFRARGVEENLDLFRRMRAGEFADGSRTLRAKIDMSAGNINLRDPAIYRIRKVTHQNTGDVWPIYPMYDYAHCVSDAVEGITHSLCTLEFEDHRPLYDWFLRQLDLPGDPALTAPLREKGQWLPPSTPQQIEFARGNISYTVMSKRKLLALVQDRLVDGWDDPRMPTLSGLRRRGYTPEAIRAFWERIGISKQNSSIDLGVLEACVREDLDARAPRRLAVLDPLKLVIDNLPDAHIETLQFANHPKDAAQGVRSVPFARTLWIEREDFMQQPVKGFHRLVPDGEVRLRGVGIVRCTRVLADAQGTITALHCTLDHDTRHGMPGAERKVKGTIHWVSAAHAIAAEVRLYDRLFNVPDPDDDSNGKTYRDHLNPDSRHVLRGYLEPGAANTAPGTFFQFERLGYFIADCRDHAAAQPVFNRIVTLRDVWAQRQAP, from the coding sequence ATGGCCAACGACCTGCCCGCAAACCCGCCGCAGCACTTCATCCGCCAGATCGTGGCCGCTGATCGCGCCGCCGGCAAACACGGTGGTGCGGTGGTCACGCGCTTTCCGCCCGAACCCAACGGCTACCTGCACCTGGGCCATGCCAAGAGCATCTGCCTGAACTTCGGCATCGCCGTGGAAAACAGCGGGCGCTGCCATTTGCGTTTCGACGATACCAATCCAGCGCGCGAAGACCCCGAATACGTGCAGGCCATCCAGGATGACGTGCACTGGCTGGGTTTCACCTGGGACACGCTGCGCCACGCCTCGGATTATTTCGCGGTGTTCTACCTCGGTGCCGAGAAACTCATCCGTCTGAGCCTGGCCTACGTCGACGACCTCGACGCCGAGCAGATGCGCGCCTATCGCGGCACGCTCACCGAGCCGGGGCGCGACTCGCCGTTCCGCGCGCGCGGCGTCGAGGAGAATCTCGATCTGTTCCGGCGCATGCGTGCGGGTGAATTCGCCGACGGCAGCCGTACCCTGCGCGCGAAAATCGACATGAGCGCCGGCAACATCAACCTGCGCGACCCGGCGATCTACCGCATCCGCAAGGTCACGCATCAGAACACCGGCGACGTCTGGCCGATCTACCCGATGTACGACTACGCCCACTGTGTGTCCGACGCGGTGGAAGGCATCACGCATTCGCTGTGCACGCTGGAGTTCGAGGACCACCGCCCGCTGTACGACTGGTTTCTGCGCCAGCTCGACCTGCCGGGCGATCCGGCGCTCACCGCGCCGCTGCGCGAGAAGGGCCAGTGGCTGCCGCCCAGCACGCCGCAGCAGATCGAGTTCGCGCGCGGCAACATCAGCTACACGGTGATGAGCAAGCGCAAATTGCTCGCACTGGTGCAGGACAGGCTGGTCGACGGGTGGGACGATCCGCGCATGCCCACCCTGTCCGGGCTGCGCCGGCGCGGCTACACGCCGGAGGCGATCCGCGCGTTCTGGGAGCGCATCGGCATCAGCAAGCAGAACAGCAGCATCGACCTCGGCGTGCTCGAGGCCTGCGTGCGCGAGGATCTGGATGCGCGCGCACCGCGGCGTCTGGCGGTGCTGGACCCACTCAAGCTGGTCATCGACAACCTGCCGGACGCGCACATCGAGACGCTGCAGTTCGCCAATCATCCCAAGGATGCCGCACAAGGCGTGCGCAGCGTGCCGTTCGCGCGGACGCTGTGGATCGAGCGCGAGGATTTCATGCAGCAGCCGGTGAAGGGCTTCCACCGCCTGGTGCCTGATGGCGAAGTGCGCCTGCGCGGCGTCGGCATCGTGCGCTGCACGCGGGTGCTTGCGGATGCGCAGGGCACGATCACCGCGCTGCACTGCACACTGGATCACGACACCCGCCATGGCATGCCTGGCGCCGAGCGCAAGGTCAAGGGCACCATCCACTGGGTCAGCGCCGCGCACGCCATCGCCGCCGAGGTGCGCCTCTATGACCGCCTGTTCAACGTGCCCGATCCCGACGACGATAGCAACGGCAAGACCTACCGCGATCACCTCAATCCGGATTCGCGGCACGTGCTGCGTGGCTATCTGGAGCCCGGCGCTGCGAACACTGCGCCGGGGACGTTCTTCCAGTTCGAGCGGCTGGGCTATTTCATTGCCGATTGCCGCGACCATGCGGCGGCGCAGCCGGTATTCAACCGCATCGTCACGCTGCGCGATGTGTGGGCGCAACGCCAGGCACCATGA
- a CDS encoding nucleoside deaminase, which translates to MLCAQVHLTLPAWLQQADLEQRGYADANARMALAIELARRNIEHGSGGPFGAALFTRDGRLLGVGVNRVEAMNCSVAHAEMMAFMTAQTRLARYRLNADDPGIVLATSAQPCCQCYGASFWAGIDTMLIAARSEDVMRLTAFDEGPLPADWIGELGRRGIVVQRDVQRAQACAVLADYAARGGLTY; encoded by the coding sequence ATGCTTTGCGCGCAAGTGCACCTGACCCTGCCGGCGTGGCTGCAGCAGGCTGATCTGGAGCAGCGCGGTTATGCCGACGCGAACGCGCGCATGGCGCTGGCCATCGAGCTGGCACGGCGCAATATCGAGCATGGCAGCGGCGGGCCTTTCGGCGCCGCGCTGTTTACCCGCGACGGGCGCCTGCTGGGCGTCGGCGTCAATCGCGTCGAGGCCATGAACTGCTCGGTGGCGCACGCCGAGATGATGGCGTTCATGACCGCGCAAACACGCCTGGCGCGCTACCGGCTCAATGCGGACGACCCAGGCATCGTGCTCGCCACCAGCGCGCAACCCTGTTGCCAGTGCTATGGCGCCAGCTTCTGGGCCGGCATCGACACGATGCTGATCGCAGCGCGCAGCGAGGATGTCATGCGTCTGACCGCTTTCGACGAGGGCCCACTGCCGGCCGACTGGATCGGCGAACTCGGGCGCCGCGGCATCGTCGTGCAGCGCGACGTGCAGCGCGCGCAAGCTTGCGCGGTGCTCGCCGATTACGCCGCACGCGGCGGCCTGACGTACTGA
- the rlmM gene encoding 23S rRNA (cytidine(2498)-2'-O)-methyltransferase RlmM gives MPAAASESAHCTPVSGRVVLCRAGFEGEAAGELAAAAAAAGLSGFARASSGSGVARFELHDVTTQNALEAATPWPRLIFARTAWSLHASVQALPTHDRVTPLLHAVQTHGQHYAQILVEHADSDSGRELSALARTLAPPLRGALQRAGVLHAQAARDLYVLLSAGDAALLCSAARGAASPWPGGIPRLRFPSAAPSRSTLKLEEALLVLLDERERERWLRPGMRAVDLGAAPGGWTYQLVRRSIHVTAVDNGPMQPALLESGLVEHLRNDGFRWRPGKPVDWLVCDMVEQPRRVAALIAAWLRDGACRRALFNLKLPMKKRREEVLLCLDLLHAAVPGIELRARQLHHDREEITVLALPPSAR, from the coding sequence ATGCCCGCCGCCGCAAGCGAATCAGCGCACTGCACGCCGGTATCCGGTCGCGTGGTGCTGTGTCGCGCCGGCTTCGAGGGTGAGGCTGCGGGTGAGTTGGCCGCGGCGGCGGCGGCGGCGGGGCTGTCCGGATTCGCGCGCGCCAGCAGTGGCAGCGGCGTTGCACGCTTCGAGCTGCACGATGTCACCACGCAGAATGCGCTGGAAGCCGCCACGCCCTGGCCACGGCTGATCTTTGCGCGCACCGCGTGGAGCCTGCATGCGTCCGTGCAGGCCCTGCCCACCCATGATCGTGTCACGCCGCTGCTGCACGCCGTGCAGACACACGGCCAGCACTATGCGCAAATTCTGGTGGAACACGCCGACAGCGACAGCGGACGCGAGCTGTCCGCGCTGGCGCGTACGCTGGCGCCGCCGCTGCGAGGTGCCCTGCAGCGCGCTGGCGTGCTGCATGCACAAGCTGCGCGCGACTTGTACGTGCTGCTCAGCGCTGGCGATGCAGCCTTGCTGTGCAGCGCGGCACGGGGCGCGGCATCACCCTGGCCAGGTGGTATTCCGCGCCTGCGTTTTCCATCGGCGGCGCCGAGTCGCTCCACGCTCAAACTCGAGGAAGCGCTGCTGGTGCTGCTGGATGAACGCGAACGCGAGCGCTGGCTACGCCCCGGCATGCGCGCGGTGGACCTCGGTGCCGCACCCGGCGGCTGGACGTACCAGCTGGTGCGGCGCTCGATCCACGTGACCGCCGTGGATAATGGGCCGATGCAACCCGCGCTGCTGGAATCCGGCCTGGTCGAGCATCTGCGCAACGATGGCTTCCGCTGGCGTCCGGGCAAACCGGTCGACTGGCTGGTGTGCGACATGGTCGAACAACCGCGCCGCGTCGCCGCCTTGATCGCCGCGTGGCTGCGCGATGGCGCGTGCCGACGCGCACTGTTCAACCTCAAGCTGCCGATGAAAAAGCGTCGCGAGGAAGTGCTGCTGTGCCTCGACCTGCTGCACGCCGCCGTGCCCGGCATCGAATTGCGCGCGCGCCAGCTGCATCATGACCGCGAGGAAATCACCGTACTGGCACTGCCGCCGTCGGCGCGCTGA
- a CDS encoding CopZ family metallochaperone, with amino-acid sequence MSMIELKITGMTCAHCVQHVTKALQGVAGVDQAEVDLAGGVAHVRGQADSAALIAAVQDAGYAARQAG; translated from the coding sequence ATGAGCATGATCGAACTGAAAATCACCGGCATGACCTGCGCGCATTGTGTGCAGCACGTGACCAAGGCGCTGCAGGGCGTGGCGGGCGTTGACCAGGCCGAGGTCGATCTGGCCGGCGGCGTGGCGCATGTGCGCGGGCAAGCCGATTCCGCCGCGTTGATCGCCGCCGTGCAGGATGCCGGTTACGCGGCGCGACAGGCTGGCTGA
- a CDS encoding DUF302 domain-containing protein gives MSNYVFAVTVRTSFDDTVQAVTAALQQEGFGVLSRIDVAATLEAKLGIAQRPYLILGACNPHYANQALRADADIGALLPCNVVVREEADGRVRVAFMDPAAVLGLVQHSEVDKLGHEVREKLQRVAKVLSV, from the coding sequence ATGAGCAACTATGTTTTTGCCGTCACGGTACGCACTTCGTTTGACGACACCGTGCAGGCGGTCACCGCGGCGTTGCAGCAGGAAGGATTCGGTGTGCTGAGCAGGATCGATGTGGCCGCCACACTCGAGGCCAAGCTTGGCATTGCGCAGCGTCCATATCTGATCCTGGGTGCCTGCAATCCGCACTATGCCAACCAGGCATTGCGGGCCGATGCCGACATCGGCGCGTTGTTGCCCTGCAACGTTGTCGTGCGCGAGGAAGCCGATGGCCGCGTGCGCGTGGCGTTCATGGATCCAGCCGCCGTACTGGGTCTGGTGCAGCATTCCGAGGTGGACAAACTTGGCCACGAGGTGCGTGAAAAACTGCAACGCGTGGCCAAGGTGCTGAGCGTGTGA